The following coding sequences are from one bacterium window:
- a CDS encoding S24/S26 family peptidase, with protein MKRTATPLTEARLWATAETIKRELARGPYRSPVVSNSMAPVAREGDAFVVVPPGRRGPRFGDVVAVVAGSRAVVHRVVGKRAGLYITKGDASPRVDPPARRADVLGLVRAVEKSEGSFLPLDTARGRLAGAALAAVSALENTVNGVASPPPAFLRRFFYLALLLVWAAFYPSTLPRRS; from the coding sequence ATGAAGAGGACCGCCACGCCGTTGACCGAGGCCCGGTTGTGGGCTACGGCCGAGACGATAAAGCGCGAGCTGGCGCGCGGCCCCTACCGCTCGCCGGTCGTTTCCAACTCGATGGCGCCCGTGGCGCGGGAGGGCGACGCGTTCGTCGTCGTACCCCCCGGGCGCCGCGGCCCGCGCTTCGGCGACGTCGTCGCCGTGGTCGCCGGCTCGCGGGCGGTCGTGCACCGCGTCGTCGGCAAAAGGGCCGGCCTCTATATCACCAAGGGCGACGCCTCACCCCGCGTCGACCCGCCGGCGCGGCGCGCGGACGTCCTGGGGCTCGTTCGCGCGGTGGAAAAAAGCGAAGGCTCGTTTCTACCTCTGGATACGGCCCGGGGCCGCCTGGCCGGCGCCGCCCTGGCCGCCGTCTCCGCGCTCGAGAATACCGTAAACGGCGTCGCGTCGCCGCCGCCCGCTTTCCTCCGAAGGTTTTTCTACCTGGCGCTGCTCCTGGTCTGGGCGGCGTTCTACCCTAGTACCCTTCCCCGGCGAAGCTGA
- a CDS encoding 6-bladed beta-propeller, with amino-acid sequence MKKIIITFFLGLGVSALPALSIYVFEGMWGSAGTADGRFRRPRGISLGPNSKVYVADVSNDRIQYFTRNGSFLGKWGSTGARPGQFISPFGVAVHRSTELVYVADSLNDRIQYFTAAGVFLGMWGNSGKGNGEFDEPCSVAVNPRVNYIYVTDKDNFRVQYFNAKGEFLGKWGSYGSGEGQFNWPEGIAVAPNANVYVTDAGNHRVQYFTPTGSFLGQWGSYGGWIGHFAYPVAISITSDGLVFVADRENHRIQYFTLTGSYLGKWGTAGGKPGEFRYPWGVAATPNGTRVYVCDRYNNRIQYFKETEPAVSPTSLGRVKALFN; translated from the coding sequence ATGAAAAAGATTATAATTACCTTTTTCTTAGGGCTCGGGGTTTCCGCCCTCCCTGCTTTAAGCATATACGTATTCGAAGGTATGTGGGGGTCCGCGGGTACCGCAGATGGCCGCTTTAGACGCCCCCGCGGTATCTCGCTGGGCCCGAACAGCAAAGTTTACGTAGCCGACGTTAGTAACGACCGCATTCAATACTTCACCCGGAACGGCAGCTTCTTAGGCAAATGGGGTTCTACCGGCGCGAGACCCGGGCAATTCATAAGTCCATTCGGCGTCGCAGTACACCGTTCAACGGAACTAGTATACGTAGCGGATTCTCTTAATGATCGGATCCAGTATTTCACGGCTGCGGGCGTCTTTTTAGGCATGTGGGGTAATAGCGGAAAGGGAAACGGGGAATTCGACGAGCCCTGCTCGGTGGCCGTAAATCCCCGTGTTAATTATATATATGTAACAGATAAAGACAATTTCCGCGTCCAATACTTCAACGCCAAAGGCGAATTTTTAGGAAAATGGGGTTCCTACGGTTCCGGAGAGGGGCAATTTAACTGGCCCGAAGGCATCGCCGTCGCTCCCAACGCCAACGTCTACGTAACCGACGCGGGTAACCACCGCGTACAGTACTTCACGCCGACGGGTAGTTTCTTAGGCCAGTGGGGTTCATATGGTGGCTGGATAGGTCACTTCGCTTACCCGGTGGCAATATCGATCACTTCAGACGGTTTAGTTTTCGTCGCCGACCGAGAAAACCATAGGATTCAATACTTCACGCTTACCGGAAGCTACCTCGGTAAATGGGGAACGGCGGGAGGTAAACCCGGCGAGTTCAGATACCCCTGGGGCGTTGCCGCAACGCCTAACGGTACGCGAGTATACGTGTGCGACAGGTATAATAACCGCATCCAGTATTTCAAAGAGACCGAGCCCGCGGTCTCCCCCACGTCCCTGGGTCGCGTCAAGGCGCTGTTCAATTAA
- a CDS encoding diguanylate cyclase has translation MTELSWDARTRRETDPEIKELQEQINYDFDFEAVVNAVFALLEKKTPFRDYRLSVVGRDLKKRPLIPSAPAPRKGKARSEPLLSFPLALTNDEIRYTLDVYSFESPQFSRAEAGFLDECRKLLLQAVNKDYHERDHLTGLYNRQGLSPRLERALEQAKEGNAPLAVLMFDLDHFKEVNDTYGHPVGDLVLFEFAGLLADVFVGGPLVGRWGGEEFAAVVPDADADGARAKAEEVRAKTEKLKISVDKGAGKFVSPACSAGVALFPDHGADGETLVGIADMALYEAKKGGRNRVELYPLDAPDVRLKKLKETVDTGTLEPLRDLENLCVIQSLRERGLVPELPLALALADPRFVVLDGSTNLVKIYDARARKFTVEFGGRGEAVHELEGPVDVAAARDGRVFVVDSPAHAVKVFDGAGKFLGFIGGRDADGAPIFGYVKGTFNEPVAASLDGEGRLLVVERMNRRVQRFTSAGEFDGLEVPLDAADVAPPYQPDPRDVAADGAGNIYVLDAGNSVIQKFDEAGGFLKAIGGPGPAGDAGRFKGVTAVAVDRYGKLADKLREAGVAVPGGPPEVVVTAEAGDVNRLQFFDADGTYLGLLDFARLADKLGRSVRPGRLAVSARGAVFLVDQENADVLQLSFAGEGY, from the coding sequence ATGACGGAGCTCAGCTGGGACGCGCGGACCCGCCGCGAGACCGACCCCGAAATAAAAGAGCTGCAGGAACAGATCAACTACGACTTCGACTTCGAGGCCGTCGTGAACGCGGTGTTCGCGCTGCTCGAGAAGAAGACCCCCTTCCGCGATTACCGGCTGTCGGTGGTAGGCCGGGACCTGAAGAAGCGGCCCCTCATCCCTTCCGCGCCGGCGCCCAGGAAGGGCAAGGCGCGCTCCGAGCCGTTGCTCTCGTTCCCGCTGGCGCTGACCAACGACGAGATACGTTACACGTTGGACGTCTACTCGTTCGAGTCGCCGCAGTTCAGCCGCGCGGAGGCGGGCTTCCTCGACGAGTGCCGCAAGTTGCTCCTCCAGGCCGTAAACAAGGATTACCACGAGCGCGACCACCTGACGGGCCTTTACAACCGCCAGGGCCTGTCGCCCCGCCTCGAGCGCGCGCTCGAGCAGGCGAAAGAGGGGAACGCCCCCCTCGCCGTGCTCATGTTCGACCTCGACCACTTCAAAGAGGTCAACGACACGTACGGCCATCCGGTGGGGGACCTGGTTTTGTTCGAATTCGCGGGCCTGTTGGCCGACGTCTTCGTCGGCGGGCCGCTGGTAGGCCGGTGGGGCGGCGAGGAGTTCGCCGCCGTCGTGCCGGACGCCGACGCCGACGGGGCGCGGGCCAAGGCGGAGGAGGTTCGCGCCAAGACCGAGAAGTTAAAAATCTCGGTGGACAAGGGCGCCGGGAAGTTCGTTTCGCCGGCGTGCTCGGCCGGGGTGGCGCTCTTTCCCGACCACGGCGCCGACGGCGAGACGCTCGTCGGCATCGCCGACATGGCGCTGTACGAGGCCAAGAAGGGCGGCCGCAACCGCGTCGAGCTGTACCCGCTCGACGCGCCGGACGTGCGCCTTAAAAAATTGAAGGAAACGGTGGATACGGGGACGCTCGAGCCGTTGCGCGACCTCGAGAACCTGTGCGTAATACAATCGCTCCGGGAAAGAGGATTGGTCCCGGAGCTCCCGCTGGCGCTGGCGCTGGCGGACCCGCGCTTCGTCGTTTTGGACGGCAGCACGAACCTGGTGAAGATATACGACGCGCGCGCGCGCAAGTTCACGGTGGAGTTCGGCGGCCGGGGCGAGGCCGTGCACGAGCTCGAGGGCCCGGTGGACGTGGCCGCCGCCAGGGACGGCCGGGTGTTCGTCGTGGACTCCCCCGCCCACGCCGTGAAGGTTTTCGACGGCGCCGGCAAATTTTTGGGGTTCATCGGCGGCCGGGACGCCGACGGCGCCCCCATCTTCGGCTACGTAAAGGGGACCTTCAACGAGCCGGTGGCCGCGTCACTCGACGGCGAGGGCCGGTTGCTGGTGGTGGAACGGATGAACCGGCGGGTCCAGCGGTTCACGTCGGCGGGCGAGTTCGACGGCCTGGAGGTCCCGCTCGACGCCGCGGACGTCGCGCCGCCGTACCAACCCGACCCCCGCGACGTCGCCGCCGACGGCGCCGGCAACATATACGTGCTCGACGCCGGCAACAGCGTTATCCAGAAGTTCGACGAAGCCGGCGGTTTCTTGAAGGCCATCGGCGGCCCCGGGCCGGCGGGCGACGCGGGCCGGTTCAAAGGCGTCACCGCGGTCGCGGTGGACCGTTACGGCAAATTGGCCGATAAGCTTAGAGAAGCGGGGGTGGCGGTGCCGGGCGGCCCGCCGGAAGTCGTCGTTACCGCCGAGGCGGGCGACGTCAACCGCCTGCAGTTCTTCGACGCCGACGGCACCTACCTCGGCCTTTTGGACTTCGCCCGGCTGGCGGACAAGTTAGGCCGGTCCGTCCGACCCGGCCGCCTGGCGGTCAGCGCCCGGGGAGCCGTCTTCCTGGTGGACCAGGAGAACGCGGACGTGCTCCAGCTCAGCTTCGCCGGGGAAGGGTACTAG
- a CDS encoding MTH1187 family thiamine-binding protein, whose amino-acid sequence MAVVQVTVVPLGTAGTSLSPYVRGVLDVLERHPEIKAHVGPNGTALEGDLDELWPVIREMHEAPFAAGVERVMTLLNVDDRRDKPSTLEGKVAAVAG is encoded by the coding sequence ATGGCCGTCGTACAGGTCACGGTAGTACCGCTCGGCACCGCCGGGACGTCGCTCAGCCCGTACGTCAGGGGAGTGCTCGACGTACTGGAACGCCACCCGGAAATAAAGGCCCACGTCGGCCCCAACGGGACCGCGCTCGAGGGCGACCTCGACGAGCTTTGGCCGGTAATCCGCGAGATGCACGAGGCACCCTTCGCCGCCGGCGTCGAACGCGTTATGACGCTCCTCAACGTGGACGACCGGCGCGACAAGCCGAGCACCTTAGAGGGAAAGGTTGCCGCCGTCGCGGGATGA